The following are from one region of the Geoalkalibacter subterraneus genome:
- a CDS encoding HepT-like ribonuclease domain-containing protein — MSKRTESLYLRDMKEAAEAILSYTQGVTYDAFKNDRMRHSAVIREFQIIGEAVGKLGDSIKKAYPHIAWQDIKDFRNLLIHEYFGVDLEIVWNVVQEDLPTLYEAIQAIEKNL; from the coding sequence ATGTCTAAGCGCACCGAGTCATTATACCTTCGCGACATGAAAGAGGCTGCCGAAGCCATCCTTTCATACACGCAGGGCGTCACTTACGATGCCTTTAAAAATGATCGCATGCGGCACTCGGCTGTTATTCGGGAATTCCAGATCATCGGCGAAGCTGTCGGCAAACTAGGTGATTCGATCAAGAAGGCTTACCCGCATATTGCATGGCAAGACATCAAAGATTTTCGAAACCTCCTCATCCACGAATATTTCGGGGTCGATTTAGAAATAGTGTGGAATGTCGTCCAGGAGGATTTGCCAACGCTCTACGAAGCTATCCAGGCTATAGAAAAAAACTTATGA
- a CDS encoding nucleotidyltransferase family protein — MPVKNEDQILAFFKLHKQDFHEKYGVYKIGIFGSYARNEQTEGSDIDIAIEMEPEKKNLHNFLAFKRHLENELGRKVDLGIESALKSEARKLVEKEIVYV; from the coding sequence ATGCCAGTTAAAAACGAAGATCAAATTCTTGCGTTTTTCAAGCTTCACAAACAGGATTTTCACGAAAAATACGGAGTTTATAAAATAGGTATATTTGGAAGTTACGCCCGAAACGAGCAGACCGAAGGAAGCGATATCGACATTGCGATCGAAATGGAGCCCGAGAAAAAAAATCTGCATAACTTCTTGGCGTTTAAGCGGCACCTGGAAAACGAACTAGGCAGGAAGGTCGATTTGGGGATCGAGAGTGCGTTAAAATCTGAGGCGAGAAAGCTCGTTGAAAAAGAGATTGTTTATGTCTAA
- a CDS encoding HEPN domain-containing protein: protein MKKLTEEWLRAAKDDLDVIEKILGEAHLSHITAFHAQQCIEKVFKAVYEEHGIESRKIHNLITLYGGIEDVLGQEMDLALLKTLDSLYIEARYPGELGLLPSGRPSLADAEKFSDYAKSVYEGVRTLLERR from the coding sequence ATGAAAAAGCTCACTGAAGAATGGCTGCGAGCCGCCAAAGACGATCTTGATGTTATCGAAAAGATTCTCGGCGAAGCCCACCTATCCCATATCACTGCTTTTCATGCCCAGCAGTGCATTGAGAAGGTTTTTAAGGCAGTGTATGAAGAACATGGGATTGAATCTCGAAAAATTCACAATCTAATCACATTATATGGCGGAATAGAAGACGTGCTAGGCCAGGAAATGGATCTTGCGTTGCTGAAAACCCTGGACTCCCTTTATATTGAAGCTCGGTATCCCGGTGAGTTGGGGCTGCTGCCGAGCGGCCGCCCCTCTTTGGCAGATGCCGAAAAGTTTTCCGATTATGCAAAGTCCGTTTATGAGGGCGTGCGCACTCTTCTCGAGCGCAGATAG
- a CDS encoding nucleotidyltransferase domain-containing protein: MLTDALKKQLVEKLKNADPYKIILFGSHAYGNPGPESDIDLLVVTEDDYLPANFAEKNAIYLRVANTIIDIEKKIPVDLIVHTKAMHRKFVEMQSMFSRKITSEGKVLYEKAH, encoded by the coding sequence ATGCTGACTGACGCTCTAAAAAAACAATTGGTCGAAAAGCTTAAGAACGCTGACCCCTATAAAATTATTCTGTTTGGGTCGCATGCGTATGGGAATCCAGGCCCGGAAAGCGATATCGATTTGCTGGTTGTCACGGAAGATGATTACCTGCCAGCGAATTTTGCCGAGAAAAATGCCATTTATCTTCGAGTCGCCAACACGATCATCGACATTGAAAAAAAGATTCCGGTTGACCTGATTGTTCATACCAAAGCCATGCACCGGAAATTCGTCGAGATGCAAAGCATGTTTTCCAGGAAAATTACTTCCGAAGGAAAAGTTTTGTATGAAAAAGCTCACTGA
- a CDS encoding type II toxin-antitoxin system RelE/ParE family toxin: protein MAHRIVWSPQALSDVEGIAEYIEQDSPFYARTVVARIVAATRNLVQFPMTGRVVPEMRDFAFREVFAFNYRIIYQVEETVVTIVAVVHGKRLLDTGCDE, encoded by the coding sequence GTGGCTCACCGAATAGTATGGTCCCCGCAGGCGTTGTCCGACGTGGAGGGGATTGCTGAATATATAGAGCAGGACTCTCCTTTTTATGCGCGAACCGTTGTCGCCAGGATCGTCGCTGCGACCAGGAATCTGGTACAGTTTCCCATGACGGGGCGTGTTGTCCCTGAAATGAGGGATTTCGCTTTTCGTGAAGTTTTCGCATTCAACTACCGGATTATTTATCAGGTCGAAGAGACGGTGGTGACCATTGTTGCCGTTGTTCATGGCAAAAGGTTGCTGGATACCGGCTGTGACGAATAA